The bacterium genome segment TCATCAAAACAATTAATTGATGATCTGATCAATGAAGGGTATCTTATGACCCCGCGCATCATTGATGCGTTTAGAAAAATAGATCGCGCGGATTTCGTGCCGGAAGAATCAAAGTCGGAAGCTTATGTTAATGCCCCTTTGCCTATCGGATACGGACAGACGATCTCTCAGCCACTGACAGTGGCTTTTATGTTGGAATTGTTAAAACCGGAAAAAGGGGATAAAATACTGGATATCGGTTCGGGATCCGGCTGGCAGACCGCGCTTTTGGCCGAGATTGTGGGCGCAAGCGGCCAGGTATTCGGACTTGAGATCATCAAAGCGCTTAAAGAATTCGGGAAAAAAAACGTTGCCAAGTATGGTTTTATCGAAAAAGGAATCGCAAAGATCATTCCCGTTAATGGCTCCATAGGATTCGAAAAAGAAGCGCCTTTTGACAAGATCATCGTCGGAGCTATGTCATCCATCGCGCCCAAAACTTTTTTGGGGCAACTGAAGATCGGAGGCCGTCTCGTGATACCATACGCGGGGAGCGTGTGGCTTCTCGTAAAAAAATCGGAAAAAGAATTTGAAGAATATGAATATCCGGGATTCGTTTTTGTGCCGCTAGTTGCTAAGTAATTTAAGGATTTTGCTTTATTATTCATTATGTCTATACAGAAAATTAATTTTATTATAATAATTTTATTATTTGCTTCGGCGGCAATAACTGCCGGCATGTATTTTTATGTCGCGGATCAAGTTGAAAAGCCCGTCGAGAAAATAGGTTTTTACAGGAATTTTATAATTTCAACAGGCGAAAGCGCCAGGCAAATCGGCGAGAATTTAGCCAAGGAAGGCCTTATCAAAGATTCTTTTTATTTTAAATTCTATCTTTGGAAATCGGGACTGAAAAGTTCGATCAAGGCCGGCGAGTATAATTTGTCTTCGGCGATGAACATTCCCGGAATCGTGGATATCATTTCAAAAGGAAAAATTGTCGAGAAGGAAGCCACCGTTTTTATCCCTGAAGGGCTTACCAGCGCGGAAATAGAAGAAATTTTTGTTGAAAATGATTTATTAAAAAAAGGCCAGCTTGAAGAGGCTGTACAGGAAAAAAATTTAAAAAGGTATTATAAATATGATTTTTTGCTTGATAAGCCGAAAGGCGCGAGCTTGGAAGGATATCTTTTTCCCGATACTTACATTTTTTACAAAAAAACGACTTCGGAGGAAATTATCGAAAAAATCCTTAATAATTTTGACAAGAAAGTTGATTTGGAAATGCGAGCCGAAATAGCCAGGCAGGGCAAAACAATTTTTGAAGTCTTGACTCTCGCTTCGATCGTACAGGAAGAGGCCA includes the following:
- the pcm gene encoding protein-L-isoaspartate O-methyltransferase produces the protein MAGGKENLAHKYFNDHMNSSKQLIDDLINEGYLMTPRIIDAFRKIDRADFVPEESKSEAYVNAPLPIGYGQTISQPLTVAFMLELLKPEKGDKILDIGSGSGWQTALLAEIVGASGQVFGLEIIKALKEFGKKNVAKYGFIEKGIAKIIPVNGSIGFEKEAPFDKIIVGAMSSIAPKTFLGQLKIGGRLVIPYAGSVWLLVKKSEKEFEEYEYPGFVFVPLVAK
- the mltG gene encoding endolytic transglycosylase MltG; the encoded protein is MSIQKINFIIIILLFASAAITAGMYFYVADQVEKPVEKIGFYRNFIISTGESARQIGENLAKEGLIKDSFYFKFYLWKSGLKSSIKAGEYNLSSAMNIPGIVDIISKGKIVEKEATVFIPEGLTSAEIEEIFVENDLLKKGQLEEAVQEKNLKRYYKYDFLLDKPKGASLEGYLFPDTYIFYKKTTSEEIIEKILNNFDKKVDLEMRAEIARQGKTIFEVLTLASIVQEEANGASDMKIVAGIFQNRLAMGKALEADSTINFITKKNMSQALYSDLEISSPYNTYKNIGLPPGPIDNPGLDAVRAVIWPKKTSYLYFLHAPDGKAYYGNTYEEHLKNRAKYLN